In Paenibacillus guangzhouensis, a single window of DNA contains:
- a CDS encoding discoidin domain-containing protein, with protein sequence MLKISTKFTSSVLATAMLFGSFMIGFPGTKAYAQQITGSAPFINSWLVSGPFDSPVADNIYACQAGEVINLAPLASEITASSSTLAVNPVSYVVDGSTKKQWVTENDSSPWVNLKWKDPIAINEVKIAQWGDSRHVNNWYHLTFTLEDGSKFESGKVNSTSSSSAEPTVYTIQPGLKKVVEMKVEIDKGRTPYPSITGISEIEVYQHASTEQIDRPMDGNWARAAIATSSSTWKTGPADFPTGTDASNALPNFAIDGDKNTNWISQMHDTAGAPSTWPKWDPAPTLYLTWKQPIKVKRIEVFDRYNSAWPPNTSDVQKVNYTLKDASGNILKTGVITDIDPLGQEPGAAELEQPVNNVAKVELLIVHDGQKILKNVGLGFTEVNIFDGDGIIPPENQEPVGGHITPKVGEMIANSKKWEYFDDRLWNRNYDDYQDLYGYFTVKKGVDTRNKYVYAHTYIYSPVEQQAYFNVGASGSYRLYVNDRCVSSPTTPVELQKDLTKQAIQLKQGWNKMMIQIKHTFTEDVNANNVPIGADQNVAYLGFYGRVTDQNGNRINGIMNSVEGDASSLKIVSQGLSTEDAVKTPLPTQNMPIGYKEWPYVWNKSKTSNKYGVAASAFQFMASGGAPGYTWSIVEGKLPEGLELKSDGTIADGLVNGNVDLSSSKGIISMGSEPGDYPFTVQVTDKDGNKATKKMTITVKERPNKWFEEGRVGALSHTIVTYPYFVDPNFSADLWAERAKRQGHSLVSIEALQQNYYWPSKFADPQHERQKYYPKDENGKVIDGLKQFEEAVKRYGMKFGLYYATEGGGLQHYSTDVFVQNVEDLIKRYDPAYLYFDGPQAMPNANYDVMYSNVRNYSDDIIINSNAWGEEYGDPDLRTAEASHIYANTGANHLVKRTPMEPWKSVHTKNNYTPYYAKRDDYRQVAKEMIMNAGRGYVDNNDQMPLMSRGTNWDSPEDVTTRYPKSIQEFIDVREGLASWFAPEGKPERHESTTGTMPYYLADYGYVDDGKGNYEKFAFPNGTTGPQWGYATSRDNNVYLHIMKGPDGKKGLDAIAGKSLTIRPVKDHVTSVTWLNENVPVTSFIQTGDSLTINLTNVQEDAIDTIIKIETDNPNRNYKLSNVNATGEQVTPSSLQIHAEGYMTFPALKAPLSGLTYQSANPSIAAVNGNGIVTPVSNGTTTITVHGTYEGVTKQDTLKVTARDGKIYVGESMIGATLLVNDKESYGEFRTLDKLRYQIEGRSVKGGAIGLDAAQIVWHGGIVDLKAGDKYKPVVIQEVNTFTFNKNEIITPYVEQPARGVIWADVTQGGKTFTTNKIFMDLLPYQNLAKTAEITASHNQAAVSQLVDGKAIDGIHIDQSKWSVAANEKAWVQFKLPKKSEIASVNINFNSLEQNYVNTPKTIKIQTSEDGTAWKDVSTVNGPTGNAYFGFYNQYPINTSAQYVKLVFDGGSNGTTMDLLEVAVNGIDASNMFDRLDYEFKTVNQTSGKYDIKAYTGAGNLIDKDIEVAITSGNPNVITVDPSNLITAVSEGMAKIKIRVTVGGRSIEKVTYLYVDKTGQIYQGSYLDKINVALNKSTIQPNEPIVAAVEGLLNTGEKADLSRASVEYQLSDKRLSVVEGSNTLVVKGDVGPGFKATVAVKVILDGVTVISDPITITATGNIVPQSQMTATATSQETSSENNTASMAIDGNPQTIWHTKWDKSDVLPQSITLNLGGTYKINKITYLPRQSGDNGKITGYNVYVSTDGVTFTKVASGNWANDSAEKTASLTGANATHVKLEATAGVSGWASAAEINVFKADEDIVKSIVDYKSVAVDTNVGVIPVLPVQVEAVYNDGTTGLVDVVWEPITKEMVAKAGVFTAQGTVVGSSVKAKATYRVTGQLAESFTLSLNQPSYNIAIGDTHQSVVTATYKDSGTVKDVTSLAVFATADGTIAAIDHKGVVTGIAEGSTTISASYGGETVTAQVHVTKNDVQQTAVKLTGPASVMKGDPFIVRLGLKQVQEPIFAQDMMIQYDPKLYEFKDAVAMRDGLTVYTQPSQTPGQLRLIIASLGSDHAVANDADVVELKFVAKQVAQSTSGSLAVTSATIGDAEGQERQALPASVTVEVTAAPALPGDVNQDGKYSIADLAMAAAHYGMTQQHPDWSKFKTADVDGNGVIDIVDLAAIAKKIIEA encoded by the coding sequence ATGTTGAAAATCAGCACTAAATTCACTTCTAGCGTATTGGCAACCGCAATGCTCTTTGGATCATTCATGATTGGCTTTCCCGGTACGAAGGCATACGCACAACAAATAACAGGAAGCGCTCCGTTTATTAACTCGTGGTTGGTATCCGGTCCTTTCGATTCGCCAGTCGCGGACAATATCTATGCATGCCAAGCCGGCGAAGTCATTAATCTTGCGCCGCTGGCATCTGAAATAACAGCATCATCATCGACGCTCGCTGTGAATCCCGTTTCTTACGTAGTGGACGGCAGCACCAAGAAACAGTGGGTGACTGAAAATGATTCCAGTCCTTGGGTCAACTTGAAATGGAAGGATCCGATTGCGATCAATGAAGTGAAAATCGCGCAATGGGGCGATTCGCGTCACGTGAACAACTGGTATCATCTGACCTTTACGCTGGAAGATGGGAGCAAGTTCGAGTCCGGAAAGGTGAATAGCACGTCTTCCAGCTCTGCCGAGCCGACGGTGTATACGATACAGCCAGGGCTGAAAAAGGTCGTCGAGATGAAGGTTGAGATTGATAAGGGGCGTACGCCATATCCATCGATTACCGGTATTTCAGAGATCGAGGTCTATCAACACGCCTCAACGGAGCAGATTGACAGACCAATGGACGGTAACTGGGCGAGAGCAGCCATCGCGACTTCAAGCTCCACATGGAAAACTGGTCCTGCTGATTTTCCGACAGGAACAGATGCTTCTAATGCTCTTCCCAATTTTGCTATAGATGGCGATAAGAACACCAATTGGATCTCTCAAATGCATGATACCGCTGGAGCTCCCTCGACTTGGCCGAAATGGGATCCTGCACCAACCTTGTATTTAACCTGGAAGCAGCCGATCAAAGTGAAACGAATTGAGGTCTTTGACCGCTATAATTCCGCCTGGCCTCCTAACACGTCAGATGTCCAAAAGGTTAATTACACGCTAAAGGACGCGAGTGGGAATATTCTAAAGACCGGTGTCATCACCGATATCGATCCTTTAGGGCAAGAGCCTGGTGCAGCTGAGCTTGAACAGCCTGTAAACAATGTTGCCAAGGTTGAACTGCTGATTGTACACGACGGACAGAAAATTCTTAAAAATGTCGGTCTCGGCTTTACGGAAGTCAATATTTTTGATGGAGACGGTATCATTCCGCCGGAGAATCAGGAACCGGTAGGAGGACATATTACACCAAAAGTCGGAGAAATGATTGCAAACAGTAAAAAATGGGAGTACTTTGACGACCGTCTCTGGAATCGAAATTATGACGATTATCAAGATTTGTACGGTTATTTTACAGTCAAAAAAGGTGTCGATACGAGAAACAAATATGTATACGCGCACACTTACATCTACAGTCCGGTCGAGCAGCAAGCGTATTTCAATGTAGGCGCCAGCGGATCTTATCGGCTGTATGTCAACGATCGCTGCGTATCTTCGCCGACCACGCCTGTGGAATTGCAGAAGGATTTGACGAAACAAGCTATCCAGTTGAAGCAGGGCTGGAACAAAATGATGATTCAAATCAAACATACGTTCACCGAAGATGTGAATGCCAACAATGTTCCGATCGGGGCAGATCAGAATGTGGCCTATCTTGGGTTTTATGGACGCGTCACAGATCAGAACGGTAACCGGATCAACGGAATCATGAATTCGGTGGAAGGGGATGCCAGCTCCCTCAAAATCGTCTCGCAAGGGCTATCGACCGAGGATGCCGTTAAAACACCTCTTCCTACCCAGAACATGCCCATTGGTTACAAGGAATGGCCTTATGTATGGAATAAATCAAAAACAAGCAATAAATACGGTGTCGCAGCATCGGCATTCCAATTTATGGCGAGCGGAGGCGCACCTGGTTATACGTGGAGCATTGTAGAGGGGAAATTGCCTGAAGGCTTGGAACTCAAAAGCGATGGTACCATCGCGGATGGGTTAGTGAATGGCAATGTTGATCTGAGCAGCAGCAAAGGCATCATCAGCATGGGCAGCGAGCCGGGGGACTATCCATTTACCGTACAAGTCACAGACAAAGATGGAAATAAGGCAACGAAGAAGATGACGATTACCGTCAAGGAACGCCCCAATAAATGGTTCGAAGAGGGTAGGGTTGGCGCGTTAAGCCACACGATTGTTACGTACCCTTACTTCGTTGATCCGAATTTCTCCGCCGATTTATGGGCTGAGCGGGCCAAACGTCAGGGACATTCCCTCGTCTCGATTGAAGCGTTGCAACAAAATTATTATTGGCCGTCTAAGTTTGCAGACCCACAGCATGAACGGCAGAAATATTACCCGAAAGATGAAAATGGCAAAGTGATCGACGGATTAAAACAGTTTGAAGAAGCTGTCAAACGGTACGGTATGAAATTCGGCTTGTATTATGCAACGGAGGGCGGCGGCTTGCAGCACTATTCTACAGATGTGTTTGTACAGAATGTCGAGGATCTGATTAAGCGTTACGATCCGGCATACCTCTATTTCGATGGTCCACAAGCTATGCCTAATGCCAATTATGACGTGATGTACAGTAATGTTCGTAATTACAGCGATGACATTATTATCAATTCCAATGCATGGGGCGAAGAGTATGGAGACCCCGACTTAAGAACAGCCGAAGCCAGCCATATTTACGCCAATACTGGCGCAAATCATCTCGTCAAACGTACCCCTATGGAGCCGTGGAAGTCGGTTCACACGAAGAACAACTATACGCCATACTATGCGAAACGCGATGATTACCGTCAGGTTGCCAAAGAAATGATCATGAATGCCGGCAGAGGTTATGTGGATAACAATGACCAAATGCCATTAATGAGCCGTGGAACGAACTGGGATTCGCCAGAAGATGTTACAACAAGATACCCTAAATCCATTCAAGAATTCATTGATGTGCGCGAAGGGCTTGCGAGCTGGTTCGCACCAGAGGGCAAGCCGGAACGACATGAGTCTACGACGGGCACCATGCCCTATTACCTCGCTGACTATGGTTACGTGGACGATGGCAAAGGCAACTATGAGAAATTTGCATTCCCGAACGGTACGACCGGTCCGCAGTGGGGTTATGCAACATCTCGAGACAATAATGTGTATCTTCATATTATGAAGGGTCCTGACGGCAAAAAAGGGCTTGATGCGATTGCCGGAAAGTCTTTGACCATTCGTCCGGTTAAGGATCATGTGACATCGGTAACTTGGCTGAACGAGAACGTGCCTGTTACTTCGTTCATCCAGACGGGGGACAGCTTGACCATCAATCTAACCAACGTACAGGAAGATGCCATTGATACGATTATCAAGATCGAAACAGATAATCCGAATCGCAACTATAAGCTTTCGAACGTCAATGCAACGGGAGAACAGGTAACACCTTCGTCACTCCAAATCCATGCTGAAGGCTATATGACATTCCCGGCGCTCAAAGCTCCGCTGTCCGGTTTGACATATCAAAGTGCAAATCCTAGCATCGCAGCGGTGAACGGTAACGGGATCGTGACGCCGGTATCGAATGGAACAACAACGATCACCGTACACGGTACTTACGAGGGAGTAACGAAACAGGATACATTGAAAGTAACAGCAAGAGACGGCAAAATTTACGTTGGCGAGAGCATGATCGGCGCAACCTTGCTTGTCAATGATAAGGAATCCTATGGCGAATTCCGTACGTTAGACAAACTTCGCTATCAAATCGAAGGAAGATCAGTGAAAGGTGGAGCCATCGGACTGGATGCCGCGCAAATTGTATGGCATGGCGGTATCGTCGATCTGAAAGCGGGCGATAAATATAAACCGGTCGTGATCCAAGAAGTAAATACGTTTACTTTCAATAAAAATGAAATCATAACGCCATATGTAGAACAACCTGCACGGGGAGTTATTTGGGCTGATGTAACGCAGGGCGGCAAGACATTTACAACAAATAAAATTTTCATGGACCTGCTGCCGTATCAAAATCTTGCAAAGACAGCTGAAATTACAGCTAGCCATAATCAAGCTGCAGTCAGTCAATTGGTTGATGGCAAAGCGATTGACGGCATTCATATTGATCAATCCAAATGGTCGGTGGCGGCAAATGAAAAGGCTTGGGTTCAATTTAAACTGCCGAAGAAGTCCGAGATTGCGAGTGTAAATATCAATTTTAATTCCTTAGAACAAAATTATGTCAATACGCCGAAAACAATCAAGATTCAAACGAGCGAGGATGGCACGGCATGGAAAGATGTCAGCACCGTGAACGGCCCGACGGGGAATGCTTATTTTGGATTCTATAACCAATATCCGATTAACACCTCCGCGCAATATGTCAAACTTGTATTTGACGGTGGTTCGAATGGAACGACGATGGATCTATTGGAAGTGGCTGTGAATGGTATCGATGCGTCCAATATGTTTGATCGTTTGGATTACGAGTTCAAGACGGTAAACCAAACGTCAGGCAAATATGACATTAAGGCTTATACAGGCGCGGGAAATCTGATTGACAAAGATATCGAGGTCGCCATTACAAGCGGTAACCCGAATGTGATTACGGTGGATCCTTCGAACCTGATCACGGCTGTGTCTGAAGGCATGGCCAAAATCAAGATTCGTGTGACGGTCGGCGGACGTTCGATAGAGAAAGTAACCTATTTATACGTTGATAAGACGGGACAAATCTATCAGGGCTCCTATTTAGACAAAATCAACGTTGCGCTGAATAAATCGACAATCCAACCGAATGAACCGATTGTTGCTGCCGTTGAGGGCTTATTAAATACGGGAGAAAAAGCGGATTTGTCCAGAGCTTCGGTTGAATATCAACTCAGCGATAAAAGGCTTTCCGTTGTTGAAGGCAGCAATACGCTCGTGGTGAAAGGCGATGTCGGGCCTGGATTTAAAGCGACCGTTGCCGTAAAGGTGATATTAGACGGGGTGACCGTTATTAGCGATCCGATCACCATTACAGCGACTGGAAATATTGTCCCTCAATCGCAAATGACAGCAACGGCGACAAGCCAAGAAACGAGCAGCGAGAATAATACAGCATCCATGGCGATTGACGGGAATCCGCAAACGATCTGGCATACCAAGTGGGATAAATCCGACGTTCTTCCGCAATCGATCACTTTAAACCTTGGAGGAACCTACAAAATCAACAAAATCACTTATCTGCCAAGGCAGTCAGGCGATAACGGAAAGATTACAGGCTATAACGTTTATGTCAGCACCGACGGTGTAACCTTTACCAAAGTCGCCAGCGGAAATTGGGCGAATGACAGTGCAGAGAAAACCGCAAGCCTTACAGGAGCGAACGCAACGCATGTTAAGCTTGAAGCGACGGCGGGCGTGAGCGGCTGGGCATCTGCTGCGGAGATTAATGTCTTTAAAGCCGATGAAGACATCGTAAAATCCATCGTGGATTACAAATCGGTTGCCGTGGATACGAACGTCGGCGTCATCCCTGTACTTCCGGTACAGGTGGAGGCTGTATACAACGATGGTACCACAGGGCTTGTAGACGTTGTTTGGGAACCGATTACGAAAGAGATGGTTGCCAAAGCGGGCGTATTTACCGCTCAGGGAACGGTCGTGGGCAGTTCCGTCAAAGCAAAAGCAACTTACAGAGTCACGGGTCAACTGGCCGAATCGTTTACGCTCAGTCTAAACCAACCGTCCTACAACATTGCTATTGGCGATACGCACCAGTCTGTCGTGACGGCGACTTACAAGGATTCCGGTACGGTGAAGGATGTGACTTCGCTTGCCGTATTTGCGACAGCGGACGGGACGATCGCTGCCATTGATCACAAAGGGGTAGTGACCGGCATCGCGGAAGGAAGCACAACAATCAGCGCATCCTATGGCGGCGAAACGGTGACGGCGCAGGTTCACGTAACCAAGAATGACGTGCAGCAAACCGCTGTAAAGTTGACGGGTCCGGCTTCGGTCATGAAGGGCGATCCGTTTATCGTGCGCCTCGGACTGAAACAAGTGCAAGAACCCATCTTCGCGCAAGATATGATGATCCAGTACGATCCGAAGCTCTATGAATTCAAGGATGCGGTTGCCATGCGCGACGGCCTGACGGTCTATACACAGCCATCGCAGACACCGGGGCAGCTTCGTTTGATTATCGCAAGTCTAGGGTCAGACCATGCGGTCGCGAATGATGCCGATGTGGTAGAGCTGAAATTCGTCGCGAAGCAGGTAGCGCAAAGCACAAGCGGATCGCTTGCCGTTACAAGTGCAACGATCGGGGATGCGGAAGGTCAGGAGCGTCAGGCGCTTCCGGCATCCGTAACCGTTGAAGTAACAGCGGCGCCAGCATTACCGGGCGACGTTAACCAAGACGGCAAATACTCGATTGCCGACCTTGCCATGGCTGCTGCGCATTATGGCATGACCCAACAGCATCCGGATTGGAGCAAATTCAAGACGGCCGACGTGGACGGTAATGGCGTCATCGATATTGTTGACCTTGCGGCGATTGCGAAGAAAATTATTGAAGCTTAG
- a CDS encoding discoidin domain-containing protein, whose product MSWDISGATYDPKKITAQTFIVTGTVTLPADIMNPDHIPLTTTIRVTVDRIPQSQMKASATSQETASENNAASMAIDGNPQTIWHTKWDKSDVLPQSITLNLGGTYKINKLSYLPRAGGGNGNITGYNVYVSTDGDTFTKVASGNWVNDASEKYVSLTATIASDVKLEATAGVNGWASAAEINVLVNGADVPQTTIVGPKQLSPGQTFDLTIGLSGVTQSVYQKMYAQDVTLHYDPSMMKLDSVTSMKDGFQVINQKESVPGHVRVVAASVSANQGVQAQGDVLKFKFTVKSAAQAAVTTISVGNAVIANGEGNELEVGGATNALHISTQIDKSLLNAAIASTQAKHDAAVEGNEHGMYAKGSKAQLQLAIDAAIATANDPNATQQQVDSVKTRLEAAVQVFEAKRISADVNGKDGITVGDLAIVAAGYGKQEGQPGWNAKADVNHDGKVDIEDLVIVAKAILQS is encoded by the coding sequence GTGTCATGGGATATAAGCGGCGCAACCTACGATCCAAAGAAGATAACCGCGCAGACGTTTATCGTAACAGGTACCGTAACCCTGCCAGCTGATATCATGAATCCGGATCATATTCCATTGACTACAACGATCAGAGTCACGGTCGACCGCATTCCGCAGTCTCAAATGAAGGCCTCGGCGACAAGTCAGGAAACGGCCAGTGAAAATAATGCCGCATCGATGGCGATTGACGGAAATCCCCAGACGATTTGGCATACCAAGTGGGATAAATCCGATGTTCTTCCGCAATCGATTACCTTGAACCTCGGCGGAACTTACAAGATTAACAAGCTGTCATACTTACCGAGGGCAGGAGGCGGTAATGGCAATATCACAGGTTACAATGTCTATGTAAGTACAGATGGAGATACCTTTACGAAGGTGGCGAGCGGGAATTGGGTGAATGATGCGTCGGAGAAATACGTCTCGTTGACCGCAACAATTGCATCTGATGTGAAGCTAGAAGCAACGGCAGGGGTGAACGGATGGGCATCGGCGGCGGAAATCAATGTATTGGTAAACGGAGCCGATGTGCCTCAGACGACGATCGTAGGTCCTAAACAGCTAAGCCCTGGCCAAACATTTGATCTGACGATCGGACTAAGCGGTGTTACGCAGAGTGTGTATCAAAAAATGTATGCGCAAGATGTGACGCTGCACTATGATCCGTCGATGATGAAGCTCGATTCGGTCACGTCCATGAAAGATGGATTTCAGGTCATTAATCAGAAGGAATCGGTGCCGGGACACGTGCGGGTTGTAGCTGCGAGCGTAAGCGCAAACCAAGGCGTGCAAGCGCAAGGCGATGTATTGAAATTCAAATTTACGGTGAAATCTGCTGCACAGGCTGCCGTAACAACGATTTCGGTAGGCAACGCTGTTATAGCCAACGGGGAAGGGAACGAGCTGGAGGTTGGAGGAGCGACCAACGCGCTGCATATCAGCACGCAAATAGATAAATCGCTCTTGAATGCTGCAATTGCTAGTACTCAGGCTAAGCACGATGCAGCTGTGGAAGGAAATGAGCATGGAATGTATGCGAAGGGCTCTAAAGCTCAACTTCAGTTGGCAATCGATGCGGCGATAGCGACAGCGAACGATCCAAATGCAACACAGCAGCAGGTGGACAGCGTGAAAACCCGATTAGAAGCAGCTGTTCAAGTGTTCGAAGCGAAGAGAATCTCCGCGGATGTCAATGGAAAAGACGGCATCACGGTCGGAGACCTCGCAATAGTTGCAGCAGGGTACGGCAAGCAAGAAGGTCAGCCGGGTTGGAATGCGAAAGCGGATGTCAACCATGATGGTAAAGTGGATATCGAAGACCTCGTGATCGTAGCGAAGGCCATATTACAATCATAA